One Myxococcales bacterium genomic region harbors:
- a CDS encoding PcfJ domain-containing protein gives MPASAFDAAKRRTDLAMRRARSGLDALECEAFDDLVHSVWSGSRALSRRSCPNPEIVAAIAAMARSHADFVRAPHTFVATSSSPIGTVRDLAEHLFALYPVPVAMNAVWLTGSDEPGPEHAWYIRLGRGDSVRELGIPIRVTRALAHALRSAPFFPTVTGALVWAQARSMGASDELARAFAESRLGRTLAHDDTRRSLVEILVRDGAAPEHVGPVVDYVAREKLEARDGFRADGTFGPTPPPEPELSLHGRTLGSLLRRVDAWHVAAGRAPVSDVAWPSSGISGLSFEERIEPRLPDEPPTLRIVSIVELLSSFELAREGRAMRHCVASYAGECIQGKASIWSLRATTRQGQKRLLTIELDLRARTVRQARRLANRPAGPRDKEILAVWAQRERLTLPPNAIL, from the coding sequence ATGCCAGCCTCTGCGTTCGACGCGGCCAAACGCCGCACCGACCTCGCCATGCGCCGCGCGCGCTCGGGCCTCGATGCCCTGGAATGCGAGGCGTTCGACGACCTCGTCCACTCCGTGTGGAGCGGCTCTCGCGCGCTCTCGCGGCGATCGTGCCCGAACCCCGAGATCGTCGCGGCGATCGCGGCGATGGCCCGATCGCACGCGGATTTCGTGCGCGCGCCCCACACCTTCGTCGCCACGTCGAGCTCCCCCATCGGGACGGTTCGTGACCTCGCCGAGCACCTCTTCGCGCTCTATCCCGTCCCCGTCGCCATGAACGCGGTGTGGCTCACGGGCAGCGACGAGCCGGGCCCGGAGCACGCGTGGTACATCCGCCTCGGACGCGGCGACAGCGTGCGCGAGCTCGGGATCCCGATCCGGGTCACACGCGCGCTCGCTCATGCCCTTCGGAGCGCTCCGTTCTTTCCCACCGTGACGGGTGCGCTGGTGTGGGCCCAGGCCCGGTCCATGGGCGCGAGCGACGAGCTCGCCCGCGCCTTCGCCGAGAGTCGCCTCGGCCGAACCCTCGCGCACGACGACACGCGGCGCTCGCTCGTCGAAATCCTCGTGAGGGACGGCGCCGCTCCGGAGCACGTGGGGCCCGTCGTCGACTACGTGGCCCGCGAAAAACTCGAGGCTCGCGACGGATTCCGCGCCGATGGCACCTTCGGCCCCACGCCCCCTCCGGAGCCCGAGCTCTCCCTCCATGGGCGCACGCTCGGCTCGCTCCTCCGGCGGGTCGACGCGTGGCACGTGGCGGCGGGGCGCGCTCCCGTGAGCGACGTCGCCTGGCCGAGCTCGGGCATCTCGGGCCTCTCCTTCGAGGAGCGGATCGAGCCTCGCCTCCCCGACGAGCCGCCGACCCTGCGGATCGTGTCCATCGTGGAGCTCCTGTCGTCGTTCGAGCTCGCCCGGGAAGGTCGCGCGATGAGGCATTGCGTGGCGAGCTACGCGGGCGAGTGCATCCAAGGCAAGGCATCCATCTGGTCGCTCCGCGCGACGACCCGCCAAGGCCAAAAGCGACTGCTCACGATCGAGCTGGACCTTCGAGCCCGCACCGTACGCCAAGCCCGGAGGCTCGCGAATCGCCCCGCAGGGCCTCGCGACAAGGAAATCCTCGCCGTCTGGGCCCAGCGCGAGCGCCTCACCCTCCCTCCGAATGCCATTCTCTGA
- a CDS encoding PEGA domain-containing protein, translated as MLPEPLPKVAALAVVAALLVPRLAHADDTALDALKKGYELKKAGKCAEAMVFLRKSHEAQPSAKAVLNWAECEESAGKFLSARAHYLEGKRLAVTEQKPELEAIATARLEAIGPRVPKVTFSVPEGGAVTVDGEPLSSSNDVALDPGEHRVQVARDGYAPSTMTLSLSPGEVRTVRLALGEPKPTSPPPQGSSAPAGAPSEGTVASSPLRPISLVGVGVGLVTIGVGGVLALGAKSDYDTATSTSCDPRGCDAAGLDAIAGARSRADVATALFVVGGVVTAASAVLFFTSKSAPVRARAALGGLVIDGRF; from the coding sequence TTGCTCCCTGAGCCTCTCCCGAAGGTCGCCGCGCTCGCCGTCGTCGCCGCGCTGCTCGTGCCTCGTCTCGCCCACGCGGACGACACGGCGCTCGACGCGCTGAAGAAAGGCTACGAGCTCAAGAAGGCTGGTAAGTGCGCGGAAGCCATGGTCTTTTTGCGAAAGAGCCACGAGGCGCAACCTTCGGCGAAGGCCGTCTTGAACTGGGCCGAGTGCGAAGAGTCGGCCGGCAAGTTCCTCTCGGCGCGTGCGCACTACCTCGAAGGCAAACGCCTCGCGGTGACCGAGCAAAAGCCCGAGCTCGAGGCGATCGCGACGGCGCGCCTCGAGGCGATCGGCCCGCGTGTCCCGAAGGTCACCTTCTCGGTCCCCGAAGGCGGGGCGGTCACGGTCGACGGCGAACCGCTCTCCTCTTCGAACGACGTGGCGCTCGATCCCGGAGAGCATCGTGTGCAAGTTGCACGTGATGGCTACGCACCCTCGACGATGACGCTGTCCCTGTCACCCGGGGAGGTCCGCACCGTTCGCCTCGCGCTGGGAGAGCCGAAGCCCACGTCGCCGCCCCCGCAGGGCTCGTCGGCGCCCGCGGGAGCTCCGAGCGAGGGTACGGTCGCGTCGTCGCCCCTTCGCCCGATCTCCCTCGTCGGCGTGGGCGTCGGGCTCGTGACGATCGGCGTCGGCGGGGTGCTCGCGCTCGGCGCCAAGAGCGACTACGACACCGCGACGTCTACCTCGTGCGACCCACGCGGCTGCGACGCTGCCGGCCTCGACGCCATCGCCGGCGCGCGGTCGAGGGCCGACGTGGCCACGGCCCTCTTCGTCGTGGGTGGTGTGGTCACTGCTGCCTCCGCCGTGCTGTTCTTCACGTCGAAATCTGCCCCGGTGAGGGCGCGCGCCGCGCTCGGGGGCCTCGTGATCGACGGGCGATTCTGA
- a CDS encoding serine/threonine protein kinase, with product MDASSETPNVRKALALVGQVVAERYRVEGVLGEGGMGTVLKATHLLLKQPVALKVMTEEAMPDPDLRARFLREARILADLKSPHVASLYDVGVLPDGTLYLAMEYLEGKDLGELVEGPLPAVRAVELGLQVCRGLAEAHDKGIVHRDLKPSNVFVAKRDDGVEVVKIIDFGIAKQQKPDAALDRTKTNLMMGSPYFMSPEQIVSSKSVDHRSDIWSFGVLMYQLLSGLLPFYDESVGAILIRVHNQPTPPLPAHVPVELANVVYRCLAKDPAHRYAHIRDVYAALVPFATLPMRAPPSDHVRAVQAVGQHGPVRSPAPLMVPDPELLAALPAHGAVVPVAPLPSAPDMAPDRSSQNALFVGRSGEYLVAPQAPTEMSTDAAVAFAPTLPPPGHPSQKGLWAAVVALGLAVAALAIALFVFRKPTVVVAAPPPPPELVSSTASAPPPPPPPPSATAPAGSSSAEVAPPSPKASSSPSASAARPPSSPPPKPHVPKPAAKDPLAP from the coding sequence ATGGACGCATCGTCCGAGACCCCGAACGTTCGTAAGGCCCTCGCCCTCGTCGGGCAGGTGGTGGCCGAGCGGTACCGCGTGGAAGGGGTGCTCGGCGAAGGCGGCATGGGCACGGTGCTCAAGGCGACGCACCTGCTCCTGAAGCAGCCCGTGGCGCTGAAGGTCATGACCGAAGAGGCCATGCCCGACCCCGACCTCCGCGCGAGGTTCTTGCGCGAGGCGCGCATCCTCGCCGACCTGAAGTCGCCCCACGTGGCTTCTCTCTACGACGTGGGCGTCTTGCCCGACGGCACCCTCTACCTCGCGATGGAGTACCTCGAGGGCAAAGACCTGGGCGAGCTCGTCGAGGGGCCGCTCCCGGCGGTGCGCGCCGTCGAGCTCGGGCTCCAGGTGTGCCGTGGCCTCGCCGAGGCGCACGACAAGGGCATCGTCCACCGCGACCTCAAGCCCTCGAACGTGTTCGTCGCCAAGAGAGACGACGGGGTCGAGGTCGTCAAAATCATCGACTTCGGAATCGCCAAACAGCAAAAGCCGGACGCCGCGCTCGATCGCACCAAGACGAACCTCATGATGGGGTCGCCGTACTTCATGTCGCCCGAGCAGATCGTCTCGTCGAAGTCGGTCGATCACCGGTCCGACATTTGGTCGTTCGGCGTCTTGATGTACCAGCTCCTCTCGGGCCTCCTCCCTTTCTACGACGAGAGCGTAGGAGCCATTCTCATCCGCGTGCACAACCAGCCCACGCCGCCGTTGCCGGCGCACGTGCCGGTCGAGCTCGCCAACGTCGTCTATCGGTGCCTCGCCAAGGATCCGGCGCACAGGTACGCCCACATTCGGGACGTGTACGCGGCGCTCGTGCCCTTCGCCACGCTCCCCATGCGCGCCCCCCCGAGCGACCACGTCCGCGCGGTTCAGGCCGTGGGCCAACACGGGCCCGTGCGCAGCCCCGCGCCCCTCATGGTGCCCGATCCGGAGCTCTTGGCCGCGCTCCCCGCGCACGGCGCGGTCGTCCCGGTGGCTCCGCTTCCGAGCGCGCCCGACATGGCCCCCGATCGTTCTTCTCAGAATGCGCTCTTCGTAGGGCGAAGTGGCGAGTATCTCGTCGCCCCTCAAGCGCCCACGGAGATGTCGACCGACGCGGCCGTGGCCTTCGCGCCGACACTCCCACCCCCGGGCCACCCGAGTCAAAAGGGCCTTTGGGCGGCCGTCGTCGCGCTCGGTCTCGCCGTGGCCGCCCTCGCCATCGCGCTCTTCGTGTTTCGAAAGCCGACCGTCGTCGTCGCCGCACCGCCACCTCCGCCGGAGCTCGTGTCGTCGACCGCTTCCGCACCTCCTCCGCCCCCTCCGCCTCCGAGCGCAACCGCCCCGGCGGGCTCGTCCTCCGCGGAGGTGGCCCCTCCTTCGCCGAAAGCGTCGAGCTCTCCGAGCGCGTCGGCCGCTCGCCCACCGTCGTCGCCTCCTCCGAAACCCCATGTCCCGAAGCCGGCTGCGAAAGATCCCCTTGCTCCCTGA
- a CDS encoding 2,3-bisphosphoglycerate-independent phosphoglycerate mutase: MSVPRPIVLLILDGYGSRAEKADNAILLAKTPEIDALRAAYPSSTIGTSGADVGLPPGQMGNSEVGHLNFGAGRIAMMDISRIDMAVHERTFAKNAAIGQVLDHAKSRGGKLHLLGLVSDGGVHSMNTHLYALVDAAHAVGIEVVVHAFLDGRDVQPGTAPGYLEELEGKLAGKGRIGTVSGRFWAMDRDNRWERVEKAFRAIVSGTSSAEVPVREGAVAGTNASIAAGKTDEFVEPFAVAGYTGVAQGADAALFFNFRPDRAREITRALAVATFDGFPRDAAPFAGAYACMTSYDASFGLPVAFGKETHPDIFPEVLAKAGKTQFRCAETEKYAHVTFFFNGGREEPFAGEERKLVPSPKTVTTYDQKPEMSLPEVVAASDEAIRSGKYDFVLVNFANPDMVGHTGNLEAAIHAIEAVDHGVGVLSRAVLAAGGALFVTADHGNAELMKDPATGKPHTAHTTNRVPFIYVNPHDKSAKVREGGRICDVAPTMLALLGLAQPAAMTGTSLLERA, translated from the coding sequence ATGAGCGTCCCCCGCCCCATCGTGCTCCTCATCCTCGACGGCTACGGCTCGCGCGCGGAGAAGGCCGACAACGCCATCTTGCTCGCGAAAACGCCCGAGATCGACGCGCTCCGGGCCGCGTACCCCTCGTCCACCATCGGCACGAGCGGCGCCGACGTGGGCCTCCCTCCGGGCCAGATGGGCAACAGCGAGGTCGGCCACCTCAACTTCGGCGCCGGTCGCATCGCGATGATGGACATCTCGCGCATCGACATGGCCGTGCACGAGCGCACCTTTGCGAAGAACGCGGCGATCGGGCAGGTGCTCGATCACGCCAAATCTCGCGGCGGAAAGCTGCACCTGCTCGGCCTCGTGTCCGACGGCGGCGTCCACAGCATGAACACCCACCTCTACGCCCTCGTCGACGCCGCGCACGCGGTGGGCATCGAGGTGGTGGTGCACGCCTTCCTCGACGGGCGCGACGTGCAGCCCGGCACGGCCCCCGGCTACCTCGAGGAGCTCGAGGGGAAGCTCGCCGGGAAGGGCCGCATCGGCACCGTGTCGGGGCGCTTCTGGGCCATGGACCGCGACAACCGCTGGGAGCGCGTCGAGAAGGCGTTCCGCGCGATCGTCTCGGGCACGTCGTCGGCCGAGGTCCCCGTGCGCGAGGGCGCCGTCGCCGGCACGAACGCGAGCATCGCCGCGGGCAAGACGGACGAGTTCGTGGAGCCGTTCGCGGTCGCGGGGTACACGGGCGTCGCCCAAGGCGCCGACGCGGCGCTCTTCTTCAACTTCCGCCCCGATCGCGCGCGCGAGATCACCCGGGCCCTCGCGGTCGCCACGTTCGACGGCTTCCCGCGCGACGCGGCCCCGTTCGCGGGCGCGTACGCGTGCATGACCTCGTACGACGCGTCGTTCGGTCTGCCCGTGGCTTTCGGCAAAGAGACGCACCCCGACATCTTCCCCGAGGTGCTCGCGAAGGCCGGAAAGACCCAGTTTCGCTGCGCGGAGACCGAGAAGTACGCGCACGTCACGTTCTTCTTCAACGGCGGGCGCGAGGAGCCCTTCGCCGGCGAAGAGCGCAAGCTCGTGCCCTCTCCCAAGACGGTGACGACCTACGACCAGAAGCCCGAGATGAGCTTGCCCGAGGTCGTCGCCGCGTCGGACGAGGCCATTCGCTCCGGCAAGTACGACTTCGTGCTCGTGAACTTCGCGAACCCGGACATGGTCGGTCACACGGGCAACCTCGAGGCCGCCATCCACGCGATCGAGGCCGTCGACCACGGGGTCGGCGTGCTTTCGCGGGCCGTGCTCGCGGCGGGCGGCGCGCTCTTCGTCACGGCCGATCATGGCAACGCCGAGCTCATGAAAGATCCGGCCACGGGCAAGCCGCACACGGCCCACACCACGAACCGCGTGCCGTTCATCTACGTGAATCCACACGACAAATCGGCCAAGGTGCGCGAAGGTGGGCGCATCTGCGACGTCGCGCCGACGATGCTCGCGTTGCTCGGCCTCGCGCAGCCCGCCGCCATGACGGGCACGAGCCTCCTCGAGCGCGCATGA
- a CDS encoding serine/threonine protein kinase yields MSEVRFGGYRVVETIGSGALATLYKAEQESLGRTVAIKALKSTIAPSSSFAQQIDREAKILGELFHANVVLLVDYRPSTAGATSFLVLEYVDGPSLAELVSRRRVLRPEAAAAIAYQVAEGLAHAHERGVVHRDIKPQNVLLSKRGDVKIIDFGIAQRERLPSMAEPLTSATAAEGRTHEAFGTPAYMSPEQILGDTVDARSDLFSLGVVLYRMLTGTRPFEREAKGAAPGQSRAPIERMRRETAAPLRDRAPDVPRPLERIVMKLLQRNPADRHASARELAEELAAFLRGFSGASPQRLVVSALSEAGYVKEEGSRRIDTKAARRSEIAIQSLRHVVLGFVGIGAAFVLLAGASELVARDSRTVRAAGEKPLELAPAKAGSLHVLATPWAEVAVDGQYVDTTPFARAIPLAPGPHFVTLTHPNAKPENRAIVVRPEEQVTVDVTLEVEGVDAGAPEDASLDATGDAKAHAPKAEASHEPSHEKPQK; encoded by the coding sequence GTGAGCGAGGTCCGCTTCGGCGGGTACCGGGTCGTCGAGACGATAGGCTCGGGCGCGCTCGCCACGCTGTACAAGGCCGAGCAGGAGAGCCTCGGGCGCACGGTCGCGATCAAGGCGCTGAAGAGCACCATCGCGCCGTCGTCGAGCTTCGCCCAGCAGATCGATCGCGAGGCGAAGATCCTGGGCGAGCTGTTCCACGCGAACGTGGTCCTCTTGGTCGACTACCGCCCGTCCACCGCGGGGGCCACGTCCTTCTTGGTGCTCGAATACGTCGACGGGCCGAGCCTCGCCGAGCTCGTGTCGCGGAGGCGGGTGCTCCGCCCCGAGGCCGCCGCGGCCATCGCCTACCAGGTCGCCGAGGGCCTCGCGCACGCGCACGAGCGCGGGGTCGTGCACCGAGACATCAAGCCTCAGAACGTGCTCCTCTCGAAGCGCGGGGACGTGAAAATCATCGACTTCGGCATCGCTCAGCGCGAGCGCCTGCCGAGCATGGCCGAGCCCCTCACCTCGGCTACGGCGGCCGAGGGGCGCACACACGAGGCCTTCGGTACGCCGGCGTACATGTCGCCCGAGCAGATCCTGGGCGACACGGTCGACGCGCGGAGCGATCTCTTCTCGCTCGGGGTGGTGCTCTACCGCATGCTCACCGGCACGCGCCCGTTCGAGCGCGAGGCGAAGGGCGCGGCGCCGGGCCAATCGCGCGCGCCGATCGAGCGCATGCGCCGCGAGACGGCGGCCCCGCTGCGCGACCGAGCGCCCGACGTCCCTCGCCCCCTCGAGCGGATCGTCATGAAGCTCCTCCAGCGAAACCCGGCCGATCGCCACGCGTCGGCGCGGGAGCTCGCCGAAGAGCTCGCCGCGTTCTTGCGCGGGTTCTCGGGGGCTTCTCCGCAACGCCTCGTGGTCTCGGCCCTGTCCGAGGCCGGCTACGTCAAAGAAGAGGGCAGCCGCCGCATCGACACGAAGGCCGCCCGGCGCTCCGAGATCGCGATCCAGAGCTTGCGGCACGTCGTGCTCGGCTTCGTCGGAATCGGCGCGGCGTTCGTGCTGCTCGCGGGGGCCTCGGAGCTCGTCGCACGAGATTCGCGCACCGTGCGCGCGGCCGGCGAGAAGCCGCTCGAGCTCGCGCCCGCAAAGGCCGGCTCCCTGCACGTGCTCGCGACGCCGTGGGCCGAGGTGGCCGTCGACGGGCAATACGTGGATACTACACCTTTTGCGCGGGCCATCCCGCTCGCACCAGGGCCGCACTTCGTCACGCTCACCCACCCGAACGCCAAGCCCGAGAACCGCGCCATCGTGGTGCGGCCCGAGGAGCAGGTCACGGTCGACGTCACCCTCGAGGTGGAGGGCGTCGACGCCGGCGCCCCCGAGGACGCGTCGCTCGACGCCACGGGCGACGCCAAAGCCCACGCCCCGAAGGCCGAAGCCTCGCACGAGCCAAGCCATGAAAAGCCTCAAAAATAG
- a CDS encoding LysM domain-containing protein, with the protein MKSLKNSLFVAVTALFAGALVEGRAEAFPHTMQPGETLAQLAIVYYGSARFEPLLIGANGLDAHGSATIPGMRVEVPAPGHHRVTEGETWLDLAERFLGDRRRAEYLAKVNNAVAWVPPSLAQEVQVPAVLVHLGGDDEKMSVLAARYLGNANRYWELNAYNFRKNDGSKKADEVTHGEVVLVPLFELVLTEEGKREARKAGGRVLSEGGGEAHEAQKRGETEIPPLLADVRYGRYVDAVARGNRLLGSGDLTRAQLATIHRALLESYVALDAWGAAVGACTAWRTALETPDTRDTRDAKKGPRWELDPRTVSPKIRAACTAK; encoded by the coding sequence ATGAAAAGCCTCAAAAATAGCCTCTTCGTCGCCGTCACGGCCCTCTTCGCCGGTGCTCTCGTCGAGGGGCGCGCCGAGGCGTTCCCCCACACGATGCAGCCCGGTGAGACGCTCGCGCAGCTCGCGATCGTCTACTACGGGAGCGCGCGGTTCGAGCCGCTGCTCATCGGCGCGAACGGGCTCGACGCCCACGGCAGCGCCACGATCCCAGGCATGCGGGTCGAGGTGCCGGCCCCCGGGCATCACCGGGTGACCGAGGGCGAGACGTGGCTCGATCTCGCCGAGCGGTTCTTGGGCGACCGCCGCCGCGCCGAGTACCTCGCCAAGGTCAACAACGCCGTGGCGTGGGTGCCCCCGTCGCTCGCGCAGGAGGTCCAGGTCCCCGCCGTGCTCGTGCACCTCGGCGGCGACGACGAGAAGATGAGCGTGCTCGCGGCCCGCTACCTCGGCAACGCCAACCGCTACTGGGAGCTCAACGCCTACAATTTTCGCAAGAACGACGGCTCGAAGAAGGCCGACGAGGTGACCCACGGCGAGGTGGTGCTCGTGCCGCTCTTCGAGCTCGTGCTCACCGAAGAGGGCAAACGCGAGGCGCGGAAGGCCGGCGGCAGGGTGCTGAGCGAGGGCGGCGGAGAGGCCCACGAGGCCCAAAAACGCGGCGAGACCGAGATCCCTCCGCTGCTCGCCGACGTGCGCTACGGCCGCTACGTCGACGCCGTGGCTCGAGGCAACCGCCTCCTCGGGAGCGGAGATCTGACGCGCGCCCAGCTCGCCACGATCCATCGCGCGCTCCTCGAGTCGTACGTCGCGCTCGACGCGTGGGGCGCCGCCGTGGGCGCGTGCACCGCGTGGCGAACCGCGCTCGAGACGCCCGACACACGCGACACGCGCGACGCCAAGAAGGGCCCACGCTGGGAGCTCGATCCGCGCACGGTGTCTCCCAAGATCCGCGCCGCGTGCACCGCGAAGTAG
- a CDS encoding M48 family metalloprotease: protein MGTTIGSRILTFARVVLTIGLLAGYYLFAFGIALGALVVAVVLVFLSPYVDVPVLAFPVLAVIALASLVFGARTLFRSRPPVTVERCVSLPREEAEELYRTVDMLAASIGAPSVHEILIFPDARASIMSTGGVLGIGEKRALELGYVALRGLRQGELMTIVAHELGHFAAGDLSLFRFVWSLHDALVHAILAAERARPRRFYGVFRLAPAIVGAMHMAYGKLALRASHAVLRARELAADRQAVAHVGRAAFLRGLAKVRVLGVTFDGFVARELLPLVEAKCWPSDLWRGFDDYAAKVSGRVDELLAKVEPSPYDTHPSYEERVKNAESAPSFDLPEAEGPAFAWLTSPEALWERLGPPAKGLRRVAWSEVADVRSARVLQAAKEASSAYLAVLGKGPWLDVAKRGATTMAQVGSRELALAVEPGLRHASEAVWMAVGPRAIERWFGAIVAMALVEGRGGRFVHVIGEPLQVELDGGLVCPWTLAREAPGSREGIDRLAAALGP, encoded by the coding sequence ATGGGCACGACCATCGGTTCACGGATCCTCACCTTCGCCCGCGTCGTGCTCACGATCGGGCTCCTCGCCGGGTACTACCTGTTCGCGTTCGGGATCGCGCTCGGCGCGCTCGTCGTCGCCGTGGTGCTCGTGTTCTTGAGCCCGTACGTGGATGTGCCGGTGCTCGCGTTCCCCGTGCTCGCGGTCATCGCTCTGGCGTCCCTCGTCTTCGGGGCGCGTACGCTCTTCCGTTCGCGCCCGCCGGTCACCGTCGAGAGGTGCGTCTCTCTCCCTCGCGAAGAGGCGGAAGAGCTCTATCGCACGGTCGACATGCTCGCCGCGTCGATCGGGGCGCCGAGCGTCCACGAGATCCTGATCTTCCCCGATGCGCGCGCCAGCATCATGAGCACGGGTGGGGTGCTCGGCATCGGGGAGAAGCGCGCGCTCGAGCTCGGCTACGTGGCGCTCCGAGGGCTCCGTCAGGGCGAGCTGATGACGATCGTAGCCCATGAGCTCGGCCACTTCGCCGCCGGAGATCTCTCTCTCTTCCGGTTCGTTTGGAGCCTCCACGACGCGCTCGTCCACGCGATCCTCGCCGCCGAGCGAGCGCGTCCCAGGCGATTTTACGGGGTCTTCCGCCTGGCCCCGGCGATCGTGGGTGCGATGCATATGGCCTACGGAAAGCTCGCTCTGCGCGCGTCGCACGCGGTGCTTCGGGCTCGAGAGCTCGCGGCCGACAGGCAGGCTGTGGCCCACGTCGGGAGAGCGGCTTTTCTCCGAGGGCTCGCCAAGGTTCGCGTCCTCGGGGTGACGTTCGATGGCTTCGTCGCGCGCGAGCTCTTGCCCCTCGTCGAGGCGAAGTGCTGGCCCAGCGACCTGTGGCGCGGGTTCGACGACTACGCGGCGAAGGTCTCCGGCCGGGTCGACGAGCTCCTCGCGAAGGTCGAGCCGAGCCCCTACGACACCCACCCGTCCTACGAGGAGCGCGTGAAGAACGCCGAGAGCGCGCCGTCGTTCGATCTCCCCGAGGCCGAGGGCCCTGCCTTCGCGTGGCTCACCTCCCCCGAGGCCTTGTGGGAGCGCCTCGGCCCCCCCGCGAAGGGCCTGCGCCGCGTCGCCTGGTCCGAGGTCGCCGACGTGAGGAGCGCTCGGGTCCTGCAGGCGGCGAAAGAGGCGAGCTCCGCGTACCTCGCGGTGCTCGGCAAGGGGCCATGGCTCGACGTGGCGAAGCGAGGTGCGACGACCATGGCTCAAGTGGGGTCGCGAGAGCTCGCGCTCGCCGTCGAGCCGGGGCTACGTCACGCGAGCGAGGCCGTGTGGATGGCCGTAGGACCGCGCGCGATCGAGCGTTGGTTCGGGGCGATCGTCGCGATGGCGCTCGTCGAGGGGCGCGGTGGCAGGTTCGTGCACGTGATCGGAGAGCCACTCCAGGTCGAGCTCGACGGAGGCCTCGTTTGCCCGTGGACGCTCGCCCGCGAGGCTCCAGGATCACGCGAAGGCATCGACCGCCTCGCCGCCGCGCTCGGGCCGTGA
- a CDS encoding protein kinase, with the protein MLDTYEVEGILGEGGTGVVYAAKDRATGAEVALKVMHPHLASEAQVRGRFAREAAILRKLEGPHVCRILASGECKNPGGGEDLLCLALPRIHGRTLDRILEEEGPLGEERASRLVREVLDGLESAHGLGIIHRDLKPHNVIVDDDDRALVVDFGLSKILNGGGTGTTNLTALNMVFGTPEYMSPEQARGDDLDARCDLYAVGVMLFQLLTGELPFQGKSPLAVLTAHLTADIPDVASRAKPGDVSPAVASIVRRALAKDPNDRYPSAGAMRSALERAGVFPDEPDTTAQSSPAASSAPAVHEEPSSEAAPASPSETAPTTQRTPELARSSAPPRTSPSKPEVEIVPTSAERGLTPKPPSSRRLTDSSARSDTGSRSRNDTGSRSRASGPPTSRKSSPPKRDLRWVFAWVVLVGLGIAVGVVLGLR; encoded by the coding sequence GTGCTCGATACGTACGAGGTCGAAGGGATCTTGGGCGAGGGCGGCACGGGCGTGGTCTACGCGGCGAAGGACCGCGCGACGGGGGCCGAGGTCGCGCTCAAGGTGATGCACCCGCACCTCGCGAGCGAGGCCCAAGTGCGCGGCCGGTTCGCGCGCGAGGCGGCGATCTTGCGCAAGCTCGAGGGCCCGCACGTGTGCCGCATCCTCGCGTCCGGAGAGTGCAAAAACCCGGGCGGAGGTGAGGATTTGCTCTGCCTCGCGCTCCCGCGCATCCACGGGCGAACCTTGGATCGCATCCTCGAAGAAGAGGGGCCGCTCGGGGAAGAGCGGGCGTCGCGGCTCGTGCGCGAGGTGCTCGACGGGCTCGAGAGCGCGCACGGTCTTGGCATCATTCACCGCGATTTGAAGCCTCACAACGTCATCGTCGACGACGACGATCGCGCGCTCGTGGTCGATTTCGGGCTCTCCAAGATCTTGAACGGCGGAGGGACGGGGACGACCAACCTCACCGCGCTCAACATGGTGTTCGGGACGCCCGAGTACATGTCCCCCGAGCAGGCACGCGGCGACGACCTCGACGCGCGGTGCGATCTCTACGCGGTCGGGGTGATGCTCTTTCAGCTCCTCACGGGAGAGCTCCCCTTCCAGGGAAAATCACCGCTGGCGGTGCTCACGGCCCACCTGACGGCGGACATCCCGGACGTGGCCTCCCGCGCAAAACCCGGCGACGTCTCCCCCGCGGTCGCGTCGATCGTGCGGCGCGCGCTCGCGAAGGACCCGAACGACAGGTACCCGTCGGCCGGCGCCATGCGAAGCGCCCTCGAGCGCGCGGGGGTGTTCCCCGACGAGCCCGACACCACGGCTCAAAGCTCGCCCGCTGCCTCGAGCGCGCCCGCCGTCCACGAAGAGCCCTCCTCGGAGGCGGCCCCTGCCTCTCCGTCGGAGACTGCGCCCACGACCCAGCGCACGCCGGAGCTCGCGCGGAGCTCGGCGCCGCCGAGGACCTCTCCCTCGAAGCCCGAGGTCGAGATCGTGCCGACCTCGGCCGAGCGCGGCCTCACGCCGAAGCCCCCGAGCAGCCGCCGCCTCACGGACTCGAGCGCAAGGAGCGACACCGGCAGCCGCTCACGGAACGACACCGGCAGCCGCTCGCGGGCGTCGGGCCCTCCCACCTCGCGCAAGAGCTCGCCACCGAAGCGCGACCTCCGGTGGGTCTTCGCGTGGGTCGTCCTCGTGGGGCTCGGGATCGCCGTGGGTGTGGTGCTCGGCTTGAGGTAG